One stretch of Rissa tridactyla isolate bRisTri1 chromosome 21, bRisTri1.patW.cur.20221130, whole genome shotgun sequence DNA includes these proteins:
- the CDK18 gene encoding cyclin-dependent kinase 18 isoform X2 translates to MGSTQHFAAGLGRLSCKGKAETKLPGERCLLVQGGAWALPSLAAQGKMNKMKNFKRRFSLSVPRTETIEESLTEFTEQFNQLNNRRNEDLAQGHLQLGHLGRDFRADTSPISPSEVEGQSPTAVRYRNNNQRRFSMEDVSKRLSLPMDIRLPPEFLQKLQMESPEFPKHLSRMSRRASLSDIGFGKLETYVKLDKLGEGTYATVFKGRSKLTENLVALKEIRLEHEEGAPCTAIREVSLLKNLKHANIVTLHDIIHTERSLTLVFEYLDNDLKQYLDNCGNLMSVHNVKIFMFQLLRGLAYCHGRKILHRDLKPQNLLINERGELKLADFGLARAKSVPTKTYSNEVVTLWYRPPDVLLGSTEYSTPIDMWGVGCIHYEMVTGRPMFPGSTVKEELHLIFRLLGTPTEDTWPGITSNEEFKAYNFTQYRAQPLINHAPRLDSEGIDLLMNLLLVSGRAVQVDLLKRRCLHLLPEGDPASEGPWLPSLSLSAVSPREEQEAEYILNSDLMFPLSPWRSRH, encoded by the exons ATGGGCTCCACTCAGCATTTTGCTGCTGGCTTGGGAAGACTTTCTTGCAAGGGCAAAGCGGAGACCAAACTGCCGGGCGAGAGGTGCCTCCTTGTACAGGGAGGAGCATG GGCTCTGCCGTCCCTCGCAGCACAAGGTAAAATGAACAAGATGAAAAACTTCAAGCGGAGATTTTCACTCTCGGTTCCGCGGACGGAGACCATCGAGGAGTCCCTGACGGAGTTCACGGAGCAGTTCAACCAGCTCAACAACCGGAGGAATGAAG ACCTGGCTCAAGGACACCTGCAGCTGGGACACCTGGGCAGGGACTTCCGAGCAGAcaccagccccatctccccctccGAGGTGGAAGGCCAGTCCCCCACGGCCGTGCGCTACCGCAACAACAACCAGCGCCGCTTCTCCATGGAG GACGTCAGCAAGCGTCTCTCCCTGCCCATGGACATCCGCCTGCCGCCCGAGTTCTTGCAGAAGCTGCAGATGGAGAGCCCGGAGTTCCCCAAGCACCTCAGCAGGATGTCCCGACGGGCTTCCCTC TCAGATATTGGGTTTGGGAAGCTGGAAACCTATGTTAAACTGGACAAACTGGGAGAG GGCACTTACGCCACTGTCTTCAAGGGACGCAGCAAGCTGACCGAAAACCTCGTTGCCCTGAAGGAAATCCGCCTGGAGCACGAGGAAGGGGCACCTTGCACGGCCATACGGGAAG TGTCGCTGCTGAAGAACCTGAAGCACGCCAACATCGTCACCCTGCACGACATCATCCACACGGAGCGGTCCCTCACCCTCGTCTTCGAGTACCTG GACAACGACCTCAAGCAGTACCTCGATAACTGCGGGAACCTGATGAGCGTGCACAACGTGAAG aTCTTCATGTTCCAGCTGCTGCGTGGTCTGGCTTACTGTCATGGGAGAAAGATCCTGCACCGAGACCTCAAACCCCAGAACCTGCTCATCAACGAGCGAGGAGAGCTCAAGCTGGCTGACTTCG GACTCGCCAGAGCCAAGTCAGTCCCTACGAAAACGTATTCCAATGAAGTGGTCACGCTGTGGTACCGGCCCCCCGACGTCCTGCTGGGATCTACCGAATACTCCACGCCCATCGACATGTG GGGCGTGGGGTGCATCCACTACGAGATGGTCACCGGGCGGCCCATGTTCCCCGGCTCCACGGTGAAAGAAGAGCTGCATTTGATCTTCAGGCTGCTGG GCACCCCAACGGAAGACACCTGGCCTGGAATAACATCCAACGAGGAGTTTAAGGCTTACAATTTCACGCAGTACCGAGCCCAGCCGTTAATAAATCACGCCCCAAG GCTGGACTCAGAAGGCATCGACTTGCTGATGAATCTCCTTCTGGTGAGTGGCAGAGCCGTCCAGGTGGATTTGCTGAAGCGAAG ATGCCTCCATCTTCTCCCTGAAGGAGATCCAGCTTCAGAAGGACCCTGGCTACCGAGCCTCAGCCTTTCAGCAGTCAG cCCGAGGGAAGAACAGGAGGCAGAGTATATTTTAAACTCGGATCTCATGTTCCCCTTGTCACCATGGAGATCAAGGCACTGA
- the CDK18 gene encoding cyclin-dependent kinase 18 isoform X1, whose protein sequence is MGSTQHFAAGLGRLSCKGKAETKLPGERCLLVQGGAWALPSLAAQGKMNKMKNFKRRFSLSVPRTETIEESLTEFTEQFNQLNNRRNEDLAQGHLQLGHLGRDFRADTSPISPSEVEGQSPTAVRYRNNNQRRFSMEDVSKRLSLPMDIRLPPEFLQKLQMESPEFPKHLSRMSRRASLSDIGFGKLETYVKLDKLGEGTYATVFKGRSKLTENLVALKEIRLEHEEGAPCTAIREVSLLKNLKHANIVTLHDIIHTERSLTLVFEYLDNDLKQYLDNCGNLMSVHNVKIFMFQLLRGLAYCHGRKILHRDLKPQNLLINERGELKLADFGLARAKSVPTKTYSNEVVTLWYRPPDVLLGSTEYSTPIDMWGVGCIHYEMVTGRPMFPGSTVKEELHLIFRLLGTPTEDTWPGITSNEEFKAYNFTQYRAQPLINHAPRLDSEGIDLLMNLLLYEAKGRISAEAALRHPYFKSLGERVHLLPDNASIFSLKEIQLQKDPGYRASAFQQSARGKNRRQSIF, encoded by the exons ATGGGCTCCACTCAGCATTTTGCTGCTGGCTTGGGAAGACTTTCTTGCAAGGGCAAAGCGGAGACCAAACTGCCGGGCGAGAGGTGCCTCCTTGTACAGGGAGGAGCATG GGCTCTGCCGTCCCTCGCAGCACAAGGTAAAATGAACAAGATGAAAAACTTCAAGCGGAGATTTTCACTCTCGGTTCCGCGGACGGAGACCATCGAGGAGTCCCTGACGGAGTTCACGGAGCAGTTCAACCAGCTCAACAACCGGAGGAATGAAG ACCTGGCTCAAGGACACCTGCAGCTGGGACACCTGGGCAGGGACTTCCGAGCAGAcaccagccccatctccccctccGAGGTGGAAGGCCAGTCCCCCACGGCCGTGCGCTACCGCAACAACAACCAGCGCCGCTTCTCCATGGAG GACGTCAGCAAGCGTCTCTCCCTGCCCATGGACATCCGCCTGCCGCCCGAGTTCTTGCAGAAGCTGCAGATGGAGAGCCCGGAGTTCCCCAAGCACCTCAGCAGGATGTCCCGACGGGCTTCCCTC TCAGATATTGGGTTTGGGAAGCTGGAAACCTATGTTAAACTGGACAAACTGGGAGAG GGCACTTACGCCACTGTCTTCAAGGGACGCAGCAAGCTGACCGAAAACCTCGTTGCCCTGAAGGAAATCCGCCTGGAGCACGAGGAAGGGGCACCTTGCACGGCCATACGGGAAG TGTCGCTGCTGAAGAACCTGAAGCACGCCAACATCGTCACCCTGCACGACATCATCCACACGGAGCGGTCCCTCACCCTCGTCTTCGAGTACCTG GACAACGACCTCAAGCAGTACCTCGATAACTGCGGGAACCTGATGAGCGTGCACAACGTGAAG aTCTTCATGTTCCAGCTGCTGCGTGGTCTGGCTTACTGTCATGGGAGAAAGATCCTGCACCGAGACCTCAAACCCCAGAACCTGCTCATCAACGAGCGAGGAGAGCTCAAGCTGGCTGACTTCG GACTCGCCAGAGCCAAGTCAGTCCCTACGAAAACGTATTCCAATGAAGTGGTCACGCTGTGGTACCGGCCCCCCGACGTCCTGCTGGGATCTACCGAATACTCCACGCCCATCGACATGTG GGGCGTGGGGTGCATCCACTACGAGATGGTCACCGGGCGGCCCATGTTCCCCGGCTCCACGGTGAAAGAAGAGCTGCATTTGATCTTCAGGCTGCTGG GCACCCCAACGGAAGACACCTGGCCTGGAATAACATCCAACGAGGAGTTTAAGGCTTACAATTTCACGCAGTACCGAGCCCAGCCGTTAATAAATCACGCCCCAAG GCTGGACTCAGAAGGCATCGACTTGCTGATGAATCTCCTTCTG TACGAAGCCAAGGGCCGGATTTCGGCGGAGGCAGCCCTGCGGCACCCTTACTTCAAGAGCCTGGGCGAGCGGGTGCATCTCCTGCCCGACA ATGCCTCCATCTTCTCCCTGAAGGAGATCCAGCTTCAGAAGGACCCTGGCTACCGAGCCTCAGCCTTTCAGCAGTCAG cCCGAGGGAAGAACAGGAGGCAGAGTATATTTTAA
- the CDK18 gene encoding cyclin-dependent kinase 18 isoform X3, which translates to MNKMKNFKRRFSLSVPRTETIEESLTEFTEQFNQLNNRRNEDLAQGHLQLGHLGRDFRADTSPISPSEVEGQSPTAVRYRNNNQRRFSMEDVSKRLSLPMDIRLPPEFLQKLQMESPEFPKHLSRMSRRASLSDIGFGKLETYVKLDKLGEGTYATVFKGRSKLTENLVALKEIRLEHEEGAPCTAIREVSLLKNLKHANIVTLHDIIHTERSLTLVFEYLDNDLKQYLDNCGNLMSVHNVKIFMFQLLRGLAYCHGRKILHRDLKPQNLLINERGELKLADFGLARAKSVPTKTYSNEVVTLWYRPPDVLLGSTEYSTPIDMWGVGCIHYEMVTGRPMFPGSTVKEELHLIFRLLGTPTEDTWPGITSNEEFKAYNFTQYRAQPLINHAPRLDSEGIDLLMNLLLYEAKGRISAEAALRHPYFKSLGERVHLLPDNASIFSLKEIQLQKDPGYRASAFQQSARGKNRRQSIF; encoded by the exons ATGAACAAGATGAAAAACTTCAAGCGGAGATTTTCACTCTCGGTTCCGCGGACGGAGACCATCGAGGAGTCCCTGACGGAGTTCACGGAGCAGTTCAACCAGCTCAACAACCGGAGGAATGAAG ACCTGGCTCAAGGACACCTGCAGCTGGGACACCTGGGCAGGGACTTCCGAGCAGAcaccagccccatctccccctccGAGGTGGAAGGCCAGTCCCCCACGGCCGTGCGCTACCGCAACAACAACCAGCGCCGCTTCTCCATGGAG GACGTCAGCAAGCGTCTCTCCCTGCCCATGGACATCCGCCTGCCGCCCGAGTTCTTGCAGAAGCTGCAGATGGAGAGCCCGGAGTTCCCCAAGCACCTCAGCAGGATGTCCCGACGGGCTTCCCTC TCAGATATTGGGTTTGGGAAGCTGGAAACCTATGTTAAACTGGACAAACTGGGAGAG GGCACTTACGCCACTGTCTTCAAGGGACGCAGCAAGCTGACCGAAAACCTCGTTGCCCTGAAGGAAATCCGCCTGGAGCACGAGGAAGGGGCACCTTGCACGGCCATACGGGAAG TGTCGCTGCTGAAGAACCTGAAGCACGCCAACATCGTCACCCTGCACGACATCATCCACACGGAGCGGTCCCTCACCCTCGTCTTCGAGTACCTG GACAACGACCTCAAGCAGTACCTCGATAACTGCGGGAACCTGATGAGCGTGCACAACGTGAAG aTCTTCATGTTCCAGCTGCTGCGTGGTCTGGCTTACTGTCATGGGAGAAAGATCCTGCACCGAGACCTCAAACCCCAGAACCTGCTCATCAACGAGCGAGGAGAGCTCAAGCTGGCTGACTTCG GACTCGCCAGAGCCAAGTCAGTCCCTACGAAAACGTATTCCAATGAAGTGGTCACGCTGTGGTACCGGCCCCCCGACGTCCTGCTGGGATCTACCGAATACTCCACGCCCATCGACATGTG GGGCGTGGGGTGCATCCACTACGAGATGGTCACCGGGCGGCCCATGTTCCCCGGCTCCACGGTGAAAGAAGAGCTGCATTTGATCTTCAGGCTGCTGG GCACCCCAACGGAAGACACCTGGCCTGGAATAACATCCAACGAGGAGTTTAAGGCTTACAATTTCACGCAGTACCGAGCCCAGCCGTTAATAAATCACGCCCCAAG GCTGGACTCAGAAGGCATCGACTTGCTGATGAATCTCCTTCTG TACGAAGCCAAGGGCCGGATTTCGGCGGAGGCAGCCCTGCGGCACCCTTACTTCAAGAGCCTGGGCGAGCGGGTGCATCTCCTGCCCGACA ATGCCTCCATCTTCTCCCTGAAGGAGATCCAGCTTCAGAAGGACCCTGGCTACCGAGCCTCAGCCTTTCAGCAGTCAG cCCGAGGGAAGAACAGGAGGCAGAGTATATTTTAA